A window of Saimiri boliviensis isolate mSaiBol1 chromosome 1, mSaiBol1.pri, whole genome shotgun sequence genomic DNA:
aaatcaatgaattcaggagctaGTTTtcgaaaaaaattaatgaaacagataaattgctagccagactaatgaagaagaaaaaaagaagattaaaataaacACAGTCAGAAATAAGAGGGATGtaaccactgaccccacagaaatgcaaataaccaTCAGAggatactataaacacctctatgcacatactagaaaatccagaagaaatggataaattcctggacacatgcatTCTGCCAAGACTAAATGAGGAAGATATCAAATCCTAGAATAGACCAGTAAggagttctaaaattgaggcagtaataaatagcctacaagccaaaaaaaaaaaaagtccaggaccagaggatttacagctgaattctaccagaggcccaaaaaagagctggtaccattcctactgaaacaaTCCCAAAATATTAgaccagcatcattctgataccaaaacctggcacagaaaaacaaaaaaaaagaaaacttaaggccaaactaggtattgaaagaacatacctcaaactAATAAGAGCCACATGTGATAAATTCGCAGCCAATGTCATACTAAATGGACAAAGGCTGGAAGGATTTCCCTTTCAAAGGGGCACGAGAAGACAAGgttgccctttctcaccactcctattcaacacagttcTGGAATTCCTAACCGGAGTAAtcaacaagagaaagaaataaagggcatccgaATTgctaaagaggaagtcaaactgtcactgttgaCCAATAATATAATCGTATACCTAAAAAATCTTAAAGATTCATATGAAATGCTTCTAGATCTGTTAAACCAATTCAGTAAAGtttaaggatacaaaatcaatgcatacaaatcagtagcactgctatacaccaaccgTGACAAAGCTGAGAattaaatcaagaactcaacctcttttataatagctgcaagaaaataaaatacttaggaatatttccaaggaggtgaaagacctctacaaggaaaagtacaaaacacactaatgaaagaaatcatagatgacaaaaacatatttaaaaatttcccatgCTCATgcatgggtagaatcaatatttttttaaacgaCCATACTGCCAAGAGTGATCTACAAATCCACTGCAATTTCTATCAATTTCcatcatcatttttcacagaactaggaaaaacaattctaaaattcctaTGGACCTataaaagagcctgtatagccaaagTAAGACTAATCACAaagaaatctggaggcatcacattacctaacttcgAATTATTCTACAGGCTATAGTTACTGGCATAAAAAATAGGCATACAGACTgatgaaacaaaatagataacccagaaataaagccgaATACTTACAGTCAAccgatcttcaacaaagcaaacaaaaacataagtgAGAAAAAGAAGACCCTATTCAACAAGGTGGTGCCGGGATAATTGGCAAATCACATGTAAAAGGAGGAAAGTGGATCCTCagctctcaccttatacaaaaaaccAACTTAAGATGGATATCAAAGACTTAAATTTGAGTCCTGAAACcatgaaaattctagaagataacatccgAAGAACTCTTCTAAACATTAGCTTAAGCAAAGAGTTTCATGACCAAGaattcaaaagcaaatgcaagaaaaacaaagataaatagatggaacttaattaaactaaaaaaccttctgcacagcaaaaaatgataataacaaagtaaacagaaaacccatagagtgggagaaaatattcacaggcTATGCATCTtataaaggactaatattcagaatctacaaggaactcaaacaaaccagcaagaaaaaaaaaaatcccatcaaaaagtgggcaaaagctatgaatagacaattatcaaacgaagatatacaaatggtcaacaacatatgaaaaactgtttGACACCACCAAtgaccagagaaatgaaaatcaaaactgcaatgcaATGGAACTTTATTCCTGCAAAGAatggccaaaatttaaaaatcaaaaaataatagatgttatcATGAACGTGAGGAAGaggggacacttttacactgctggtggaaatggaaACCAGCTCAGCCGCAATGGAAACagagtgtggagattccttaaagatcaAAAAAGAGATCTACCGTTTGATCCACCAATCCCCTACTGGGTATCTGCCAGAGGAAagtaagtcattatatgaaaaagacactccatgtgcatgtttatagcaacacagttcacaattgcaaaaatatggaaccagcccaaaggcccatcaatggaatggataaagaaaatattatatatatatttgtgtgtgtgtgtgtgtgtagatatatatatttttgcaattgtgaaccgtgtgtgtgtatatatatagatatagataaattatataaatatatattcatttatatatatttttgtatatatattttttgtatatatatatttttgcaattgtgaactctatgtgtatgtgtatatacatagatatatataaatatatatataaaaatatacaaatgtatgtatatgtatggatatagataaatatatatagatatatatatatacacacacacatatatagataaatgtgtgtatgtatatatatacacacatatatatagatatgtatatatacatatacacacacaaatatttacatatacacatatatataaatatatgtgtgaatatatatgggtacatatatttatatatacacatatttatatatacacatatatatgtgtatatatatatatatttatatatacacatatttatatatacacatatttatatatacacatatatatgtgtatatataaatggtacatatacatacattccaTTTCcctggttatatatatatatatatatatatatatatatatacacacacacacatacatgcacaaatatatgtacacatatatatatacatacatttatatatatatatgtatatataaatatatgtgtatacatatatatatgcacacacatttcattttcctggtcatatatatatatgtatatacacacacatgcacaaatatatgtacacatatacatatacacacacacacatgcacaaatatatgtacacatatacttatacacacatttatatatatgtatatataaatatatgtgtatacatatatatatgcacacacacacattttgttttcctggtcatatatatatgtatatacacacacatgcacaaacatatgtacacatatatatacacacacacacacatacatatatacctatatatatatatacactatgcaCACACACCATAGGATACCACTCAGCCAAAAACAgcaatgaaataatggcattcacagcaacctggatggagttggagaccattattctaagtgaagtaactcagaaatggaaaactaaatatcctatgttctcacttacaagtgggagctaagctatgaagaagaaaaacataaaaatgtcacAATGGACCTTGTGGACTCCAGGAGAAAGatggaagggggtgagggataaaagactacacattgggtacagtctacactgctcaggtgatggataCACCAAAATTTTGGAAATGACCATTAACTAACTTATCTATGTAACCAAACATCACCTGCTCCCCAAAATCTATTGAtatcataataaaacaaaacaaaacaaagggaaagaaaacgggtacatatacatcatgcaCTGCAATTCAGCCATTAACAATGAAATTATGTCTATTTCAggaacttggatggagctggaggccattattctttttaaagtaacCCAGGAATCTACAAGCAAATAGTGCAGGATCTCACCTAGAAGTGAGAGCTAAGCCGTGGGTCCACAAAGGCACGCAGTGTAACATACTAAACATTAGAGACTCAGAAGTGGGGAGGGTGAGAGAGGGTGACAGAGGAGAAACTGTCTGCCGAGTAAACTGTAAACAAATTGGGTGATGAGTGCACTCCAATCCCAGACTACTATGAACACTACACGGTTCATCTATGGAACCAAAATAACCTGTACTCCTAAAGCTattgaaacagtttttaaaaattcaacaacaaaataaataataataagctctaattttaaaatgctaatgtgAACTTATTTTCTAAGTACTGATATCATGGAATCTATTGTTCTGTGTGCCATACCTGCATTGAATTGGGCATTAATTTCAACTACACCTCTCACAAAAGTCTGTTAACAGTATATTTGAATAGAATTCACAACTATACATTTTATCTATGGAACCTAAAAAACCATAATTAcccctaaaaatattaaaataacaaaatattttcaatgcttTCCTAGCTCATCTGTGACCTCCGGTCAGCAGCTAAGTGAGGTCAAAACTAGCTTCTCAGGAGCTCATGGCATTCCCATCATGGCCAGTGGCAGGATAGCTCAGCTCAGGAATCCAATCCACCTTCAAAAAGGAAAGGGAGCTTCAGGGGGCTGAGAGGGAACATCTGTGACAGTCACATGTGATTCTTTTCTCAGGAAAGCTTTGGCTTATCCAGAGCCAAATCTGCTGTAGGCTACCAGAAGATTTTCGTGAGTGTCACTTTTGGGGAGAAAATACCACAGGAGAATCCCTGACAGAGAAGTGGCCGTTTCAAATTTCCATATACCCTtcccccccatcccccacccccatcattacacttcattctcaaagaaatgaTACAACCTCATGTTCTCATGCCTTGGTGTCTTGGAGCAGACATGCAATTTGGCTAACTGCCGATTTTATTAAAATTGGTTTTTCACTGTCAGTGTTTTCATGATGATTGACAAATGTaaactttcagattttcttttgcaCCCAGAACTTTAGGTGACCCACGCACCTACCATCCCCCCTACAAGGCACGCTCCAGACTAGATTGAGTTTTCACAGCCCTGATGAGGTAGAGGGTCTGGTGAAGCTTAGCTGGGTGGGTGGGTCTAATACAATCATCTAAGCCAATTATAGGAGGCTGGACTTGGGAGGGTCGAATGCAATCATCTGAGCCCCTTCTGAGAGGCTGGACTTGTTCCTCCTTTCCTTGGGAGGGAAGTCCCCGGGGACTTGATGGAGTTTTCACAGCCCTGATGAGGTTGAGAATCTGATAAAGCAATGAGTGCAACGAAACGTAGCTGGGAGGGTCTAACGCAATCATCTGAGGCCCTTATAAGAAGCTGGACTTAGCTGAGCCCTCAGAGATCTCCAGCCAGTGCGAGACTGCCTAGTAGGGAGACTCACCACCGCTGGTGTGCAGACCTAGGAAGCCCAGGACCCCCGGGAGACTGAGCAGTAGGGCCTCTGACCTGCAGACCAACGAGCTGGTAAGTCGGGCTGGGTTTCGGGGGCTAAGTGTGCGGGTGCACCTTGCCCATGGATCTCAACTCACAGGCTTTCTGAATTTCGTCCACAGCCCCACCATCACAGCTGTCTGAAACCACCGCTGCCTGCTGTTGACCAGGCTCAGCCCAAGGACCGGAGAAAGGCCGAGGCCCCACACCATGGCGCGCACCAAGCAGACCGCCCGCAAAGCCACCACTGTGCAGGCCCCCAGGAAGCCCGTGGCCACCAAAGCCCCAGGCAAGAAGTGGCCGCCTACAGGAGGGATCAAGAAGCCTCACCGCTACCGGCCTGGCACCCTGGCGCTGCGCGAAATCAGAAAGTACCAGAAGTCCACGGAGCTGCTCCTGCACAAGCTGCCCTTCCAGCGCCTGGTGCGCGACATCGCCCAGCTCATCAGCCTGGACCTGCGCTTCCAGAGCGCGGCCATTGGCGCCCTGCAGGAGGCCAGCGAGGCCTACCTGGTCCGCCTCTTTGAAGACACCAACCTGTGTGCCATCCATGCCAGGCGTGTCACCATTATGCCCAGAGACATGCAGCTGGCCCTTCGCCTCCACAGAGAAGGTCGTTAGGAGCCCAAATGTAGTTAAGCATAGGACTGGGTGTGGAAACAGGCAGATATCGGGTCTTGGTGGTGGTTCTGGGTGCTTTTGTTTGTGAATGTCTAATCTACCTTGAGGGTCATAAGCCAGCAGTGTCAAATTCAATTGTTTCAGCGAGTGCGTTTCAGCACTTCCACTCTACATCCGTGTTCAATAAATCTGTTCATTTTCACTGGACTATGCCTGTGTGTAGAATACTTCAAACCAAATAAATCTCCTCTTGAAGGCAACTCAACGACGTTTGTTTAACTTGATCAAACAGATGACATccaccctttctctttccctgtatGCGGCTCCGTGTTTGCAATGTTCCCCGTGTCCTGGGCTCTTCCTGCTAGTTTACTAGGAACATACATTCAACACCACTTTCTAAAGTGTCAATAGACTCTCTATCCACAAGTCACTTCACATCAGGGGAGGCAGAAAAACCagtgtgggtgtgtttgtgggGTGGAAAGGGAGAGAGGTGCCCTTTAGAAGTCTGCTGCCATCCATCTCTGGCAGTTCAGTGTCCTCGAATGTGGTCCATGACTGGAATGACCCAGGTCTTGGTCTGGGAAGTAGCAAGAGAATCATTGAGGgacggtgcggtggctcacgcctgtaatctcagcactttgggaggccgaggcgagcggatcatgaggtcaagagattgagaccatcctggcccacacggtgaaaccccatctcaactaaaaatacaaaaaaattagccgggcatggtggcgtgcgcctgtagtcccagctcctcgtgaggctgaggcaggagaattgcttgaacccgggaggcagaggttgcagtgagccgagatcgcgcctctgcactccagcctggggcctggggaccgagcgagactatgtctcaaaagaaaaaaaaaaacattgaaagtCTGTGAGATCTGGATAGACACACCCCTGCTGCAGCCAAACCATTTGAGGGAGACTGTCTGCATATTCATATTAAAGGGtcacatttttaacaagttccaaAAAAATCATGTGATTTTAGACCCAGGGCCAGAAAAATCCTGAGGGAAAAAATGCTTGTTCCATCTTCCTATGACAGAGGACTTTGTGTGCCAGAGGTTGGTAGCTCAATTTTCCCTGAGTTTACCCACAATTTTATCATCTTCTTCAAACTCTTAAATTGGCCACACCTGGATGAAGGAAGCAACTATTTCAGAATCATTTTGActaaatatttggatttttttgtcaCTTGAgttttttccacatcttcctaTTTGGGCCTTGAGCACCTCTGGATAGCAATGTGCTTTGAAAGAGAAGCCTCTTCCAAAAGACTGTGATGGTTTCACACTGAAGACTGAAGTTGCTCTGCCCTAGAACTTTGTTTTTACTGGGTTCTATTTTCTTATCATGATCAGTTACTAGTTCATATTTtctgctgaatttttttaaaggcactgtTGATGAGATTGTGGCTTTTTcacaaaaaaaatactgatttggCAAAAGTGTATTGAAATTAACAATACTTACATTTTTTAagtactgtttttaatttttaatacttttaattttttattttttaatactttctcatttttaatacttttcaaaTACAAGAGCTGACCATGGCATGATAGGTAAAAAAAGTAGGGGGTAGAATATGACAggcaccattttttaaatttcgataatttcaaattttttgtttttatctaaactacaaaaagttttaatgaGTTATAAATTCAAAGGTCATTACAAAAAAAACTTGTAGCTAAATCACAATGTAATTTTTGGATTATGATCtcaaaaaaattgattaattggGTGGCATTTCTGTGACAAAAGGTTTTTCAGCTCTTTCATCtttcaaaccaaacaaaaacatgatGTGGAATCATCTCATTTTACCAAACAGTGTCATGCTCCCTTGAATGCATGACtagaaaaaactaattaaaaatgaaaaacttgaccgggcgtggtggctcaagcctgtaatctcagcactttgggaggccaaagcgggcagatcacaaggtcaagagatcaagaccatcctggccaacatggtgaaaccccatctctactaaaaatacaaaaattagccaggcagggtggcacgtgcctgtggtcccaggtactcagggggctgaagtggaagaatcacttgaacccagaaggcggaggttgcagtgagccgagattgcaccactgcactccagcctggtgacagagcaatattccatctcaaaagaaaaaaaaaaacactttatctCATTATTAGGtttgtataaaagaaaaagtttctttatCTAGATAGATAGACTGCTAGATATTCCTAAGTGTGGCAgttgtgcgacccgcagagacccttcccaaagcaaatgagagcgaggagttgttaagccgagtccaggtttattggggtttgcgggcaactcgagcgggagagggaagagctgcacccagcagctgccggagagggtttttataggggcggcggcctgtttaggcaaggggttgtgaagtgattggtggctgttgggcatgggcgaagggggagtattgtggagtgcagggattggcttagctttggcgggctaaggtggggagtacaggtgaggtgttatggagtgattggtggaggttaaacaaagaagaaggaagagccatgtggcaagaggggatgggttccggaggcggtccgctggatgtgggtcccgggcatggggaatgggccctttctacctaacaGCAGTAACTTGAAATTGTATAACATGTCTCTCCAATATTCGTGATAGTTATGAAACTATTACAGAAGATCTATCTGCATTCGTTTTATGAGAGCCTGGCCCCCTTCTTTGCTAAATATGAAAGTTATCACCCTACTTTGTATCCTTCTTCGTAGAAACATAATTCCATTAAATTACTATTATtcttaaagtattatttaaactTGACTAATTGGGGTATAACATTTTGTTTAGTTGGTACTCTTGAACTTGTACTTTTGAAGACCAGACCTTAGATGCTATCTATGCACTTGGAAACAGAGCAGATAGATTGTTTAAACTGCATTTGGCACATGCTAAGTACTTTGGTGAGGGGACAAAAGCAGGCAAGCTCCAGTAAACATACATTGTTATTAACACGTAATACACCCAGCCTTGAAAGCTGTCAAAGATTTTTCCTGGAAAGATACCActttccacaattttttttctagagaactGTAGCTATATGATATTAAATATTGAGAAGATTAGAATGTGTAAAGACACTTCTCAGCCAAtccattttttcctctctgaaaaAACAGCACTGTTGTTCCGCTCCTGAATTGACCTCTGACTCATTTTTGTCTTCAGCAGCTCAGCTTTACTCAGACTCCATGAAAAGCATTGAGTTCTGTGGCCGGGGGCGGGGAGTAGCGGGTGGAGGACATATCAGATCAACGTTCCAGCCTTGTGTGTCCGATCACTACCCTCGCTGCCCTCTGTAGACGCTTGTCGCCACCTGAGGTTACTTGGGCAAGGTTCTCTGTACTTCTAGTGTTCAGAGAGTGCTAGGCCTGCCGCATCTGCCAGAACACAGCTTCCAAGACTCCCCCATGCCATGAGAAAGGAAGGAGCTGAGAGCAATATAAAGAGGGAGATACTGAGATGCTTGGATCTTACTTATTTTGGTTGCTCAAGCACTTTGTCCCTCCATGTCCCTCCCTCAGACCCACCAGTCTAACTCCCTAACAAGGAAgttggtaaaataaaatgaaagcacatTATGTATAAATCATAATATGTTGGTGTGAAATAGAGTTTCCCCATTCTTGGTAAGGTTTAAAAATTTCTGCAGTACACACCCAATCAATGATAGGTTCTATGTACCATTTTAAGAGCAAAAgctaagtttaaaaagaaataaagcaacacGTTTACGGGGTATATTtggcttcagaaaaaaatacttgatgtTATTCTCTATTCAATATTAGAGCTGAACTGTGGGGGCTTTTAGATCTTTTTGCTCGTATTCTGTGATTCAGGGGGTACGTGGCAAAGGGAAACAGACAGAAATAGCACTGTGGGTATCCGCGAGCTGTGCTGGGAAGGTTCACAGTGATTCCATAATCAATCTCAGGTCTTTATTTTATGATGAATTTCAGGTCTTTATTCCCATAATAATGGTAGAGTATGTACAAAGTGACTACAGAATAACTTTATAACTCCGGATGGACCTACTTTCTTTCACATCttaatactttcttttctatGTTGCTGTATTCAGGTTTGATTTTCTGAGTAGATCACctctagaaagaataaaatcaagaatACTCTAAAACAGTGTGTTATACTAAATTTGGGGGGCTACAGAAGCGCTGGTAATATCACCATGTGAAGCAAAGCTGCAGTATCAATAGGCTCTCTCTCTATGTGTCTTTTAAAGTGCAGATGATCGTTGCAAACTGGTGTTCACAGACAGGTGGTTTTCGGAagcaagctgtaatcccagctactctggaggctgaggtagcataATCATtttaacctgagaggcagaggttgcagtgagccgagattgtgccactgtacacca
This region includes:
- the LOC120364963 gene encoding histone H3.Y, with protein sequence MARTKQTARKATTVQAPRKPVATKAPGKKWPPTGGIKKPHRYRPGTLALREIRKYQKSTELLLHKLPFQRLVRDIAQLISLDLRFQSAAIGALQEASEAYLVRLFEDTNLCAIHARRVTIMPRDMQLALRLHREGR